Proteins from one Listeria weihenstephanensis genomic window:
- a CDS encoding ABC transporter ATP-binding protein, protein MKIYKELGWFFKEQKKSYIIGVSLLFMITLLQLVPPKILGMSVDALTKDTLTKSNLWLWMGILLGAAILAYIGRYFWRMMIFGSDNKLQRQLRLRLFEHLSKMSPFFFQRYRTGDLMAHATNDIAAVQQVAGFGVLTLCDSILTGSTVIATMAITIDWRLTLIALLPMPLMVWGSSVLGRKLHDRFHGAQAEFSKLNDKTQESLSGIKVTKTFGQEAEDIADFAKQTDAVVEQNIKVAKVDALFDPMISIIVGISFVLSLGFGSKFVMEGTLSIGQVIAFTNYLFLLIWPMLAFGFLFNVIQRGNASYDRLNTLLNEPEDVKDESGAIDKVPSGDIDFQLKAFTYPDEEKPVLADIDFQLKAGGTLGIVGRTGSGKTTLLKLLMREYDDYEGEIVFDGEKIQCYTVRSLRNAIGYVPQDQFLFSTTVRENIRFGNPELSQEDVERTAEMVSVHQDITEFTDGYDTVVGERGVSLSGGQKQRLAIARALIMNPELLILDDALSAVDAKTEEQILQNLKRNRADKTTIISAHRLSSVEHANLIIVIDKGQIVERGTHTELIALDGWYAEMFRNQQLEELIEAGGDANGAE, encoded by the coding sequence GTGAAGATTTATAAGGAGTTAGGATGGTTTTTTAAAGAGCAGAAGAAGTCATACATTATCGGGGTTTCACTGCTTTTCATGATTACATTACTTCAATTAGTTCCACCGAAAATATTGGGAATGTCAGTGGATGCACTTACAAAAGATACGTTGACGAAAAGTAATTTATGGCTGTGGATGGGAATTTTACTCGGCGCCGCGATACTGGCTTATATTGGCCGATATTTTTGGCGGATGATGATTTTTGGATCAGATAATAAGCTGCAACGTCAACTAAGGTTACGATTATTTGAGCATTTATCGAAAATGTCGCCATTCTTTTTTCAGCGGTATCGTACGGGCGATTTGATGGCGCATGCCACGAATGATATCGCGGCGGTTCAGCAGGTAGCTGGGTTTGGTGTGTTGACGCTCTGTGATTCGATTTTGACAGGGAGTACAGTTATTGCAACGATGGCGATTACGATTGATTGGAGATTAACGTTGATTGCACTTTTGCCGATGCCGCTGATGGTTTGGGGAAGTTCAGTGCTCGGTCGCAAGTTACACGATCGCTTTCATGGTGCACAGGCGGAGTTTTCTAAATTAAATGATAAGACGCAGGAGAGCTTATCGGGGATTAAGGTGACGAAAACGTTTGGGCAGGAAGCCGAGGATATTGCTGATTTTGCAAAGCAGACGGACGCAGTGGTGGAGCAGAATATTAAAGTTGCGAAAGTGGATGCATTGTTTGATCCGATGATTTCGATTATTGTGGGGATTTCTTTTGTCTTGTCGCTTGGTTTTGGATCTAAGTTCGTGATGGAAGGGACGCTATCCATTGGTCAGGTTATTGCTTTTACGAACTATCTATTTTTGTTGATTTGGCCGATGTTGGCTTTTGGATTCTTGTTCAATGTGATTCAGCGCGGAAATGCTTCGTATGATCGCTTGAATACGTTATTGAACGAACCAGAAGACGTGAAAGATGAATCGGGCGCGATCGATAAAGTTCCATCGGGAGATATCGATTTTCAACTCAAGGCATTTACGTATCCTGATGAGGAGAAGCCTGTACTTGCGGATATTGATTTCCAGTTAAAAGCAGGAGGGACACTCGGAATTGTTGGGCGGACAGGCTCAGGGAAAACGACGCTGCTGAAATTACTGATGCGGGAATACGATGATTATGAAGGCGAAATCGTGTTTGATGGGGAGAAAATTCAATGTTATACAGTGAGAAGTCTCCGGAATGCGATTGGTTATGTGCCTCAGGATCAGTTCTTGTTTTCAACGACGGTTAGAGAAAATATTCGTTTTGGAAATCCAGAGTTGTCGCAAGAAGATGTAGAACGCACGGCAGAAATGGTATCGGTACATCAAGATATTACGGAGTTTACAGATGGCTATGATACAGTTGTTGGGGAACGTGGTGTATCGCTTTCGGGTGGCCAGAAGCAGCGGCTTGCGATTGCTCGGGCGCTCATTATGAATCCTGAGTTGCTCATTTTAGACGATGCTTTATCTGCGGTGGATGCGAAAACGGAAGAGCAAATCTTGCAAAACTTGAAGCGTAATCGAGCGGATAAAACAACGATTATTAGTGCGCATCGGCTTAGTTCTGTCGAGCATGCTAATCTGATTATCGTGATCGATAAAGGGCAGATCGTCGAGCGGGGAACACACACGGAGCTTATTGCACTTGACGGTTGGTACGCGGAAATGTTCCGAAATCAGCAGTTAGAAGAGTTGATCGAGGCTGGGGGTGATGCGAATGGAGCCGAATAA
- a CDS encoding ABC transporter ATP-binding protein: MEPNNEEMLTMSGKEHRAVLKRLFSYTKYHVPALILTGFLVLLVTLADVFSPILIKIFLDDYLTPLNFVAGPIIMLASGYIGLILGKSVVWYFQLMLFQKIALRIVQQIRIDIFSKLHKMGMRYFDQTPAGSLVSRVTNDTEAIKDMFINVLGTAIQSLFMLIGIYAAMFVLDAKLAAYSLLIFPLTMLIIIVYRKYSSQFYRARREKLSQLNAKIAESISGMSIVQQFNQEKRLIGEFEEINKDYYDVGMKNIKFNALLLGPAIDLLYSLAVILILSFFGIQSFSGPVAIGTIYAFVSYFDRFLEAIYNIMERLAMYQEAITAASRVFRIMDGTELAPAQEGEEDLVIEKAKIEFKNVTFSYDGKKDVLKDITFTAESGQTVALVGHTGSGKSSIINLMMRFYEFEHGEILIDGKSIKRYPMEELRMKTGLVLQDSFMFYGTIKDNIRLYNKLITDREIVEAAQFVQADRFINTLADKYDHKVIERGASFSSGQRQLISFARTVVTNPQILVLDEATANIDTETESLIQTGLRNMRQGRTTIAIAHRLSTIKDADLILVLSKGRIIERGTHDSLLDQGGVYHSMYQLQNSGMDLEDIG; encoded by the coding sequence ATGGAGCCGAATAATGAAGAAATGTTAACGATGAGTGGGAAAGAACATCGTGCGGTCCTAAAAAGATTGTTTAGCTATACGAAATACCATGTTCCTGCGCTTATTTTAACGGGGTTTCTCGTACTGCTCGTCACACTGGCTGATGTATTCTCACCAATTTTGATTAAAATATTTTTAGATGATTATTTGACACCGCTGAATTTCGTAGCAGGACCGATTATAATGCTTGCATCGGGTTATATTGGTTTAATTTTAGGAAAATCGGTCGTATGGTATTTTCAACTGATGTTATTTCAAAAAATTGCGCTACGAATTGTGCAGCAAATACGGATTGATATTTTTAGTAAGCTGCACAAAATGGGGATGCGATATTTCGACCAAACACCTGCGGGAAGCTTAGTTTCCAGGGTGACCAATGATACCGAGGCAATCAAAGATATGTTTATTAATGTACTCGGAACAGCAATTCAAAGTTTATTTATGCTGATTGGGATCTACGCGGCAATGTTTGTGCTAGATGCAAAATTGGCGGCATATAGTCTGCTGATTTTCCCATTGACCATGTTGATTATTATTGTGTATCGTAAGTACAGTTCGCAATTTTATCGGGCTCGTCGTGAGAAATTAAGTCAGCTTAATGCAAAAATTGCCGAGTCGATTTCAGGCATGTCGATTGTTCAACAGTTTAACCAAGAAAAGCGCCTGATTGGTGAATTTGAAGAAATAAACAAGGATTACTACGATGTTGGGATGAAAAATATTAAATTTAACGCGCTATTGCTCGGCCCTGCGATTGACTTACTCTATTCTTTAGCCGTTATTTTAATTCTTAGTTTCTTCGGAATCCAGTCCTTTTCTGGTCCTGTCGCGATTGGTACGATTTATGCGTTTGTCAGCTATTTTGATCGGTTTTTAGAGGCTATTTACAACATTATGGAGCGTTTGGCGATGTATCAAGAAGCGATTACCGCGGCTTCACGCGTATTCCGGATTATGGATGGCACGGAATTAGCGCCGGCTCAAGAAGGTGAGGAAGATTTGGTCATTGAAAAAGCCAAGATCGAATTCAAAAATGTCACGTTCTCGTATGACGGGAAAAAGGATGTTTTGAAAGATATTACATTTACAGCAGAATCGGGTCAAACCGTTGCGCTCGTTGGTCATACAGGAAGTGGGAAAAGTTCGATTATCAACTTGATGATGCGTTTTTACGAGTTTGAACATGGCGAAATTTTGATTGATGGAAAGTCGATTAAGCGGTATCCAATGGAAGAATTGCGTATGAAAACCGGGTTAGTTTTGCAGGATAGCTTTATGTTTTATGGGACGATCAAGGATAATATTCGTCTCTATAACAAGCTGATTACGGACAGAGAAATTGTGGAAGCAGCGCAATTTGTGCAGGCAGATCGTTTCATTAATACACTGGCTGATAAATATGATCATAAGGTGATTGAGCGTGGGGCTTCGTTTTCTAGCGGGCAACGGCAGTTGATTTCGTTTGCACGTACGGTTGTGACTAATCCGCAAATTCTTGTTTTGGATGAAGCGACAGCCAATATTGATACGGAGACGGAAAGTTTAATTCAAACGGGTTTGCGAAATATGAGGCAAGGTAGAACGACAATTGCGATTGCCCATCGACTTTCTACGATAAAGGATGCGGATTTGATTTTAGTGTTGAGTAAAGGCCGCATTATTGAGCGGGGAACACATGATTCACTACTTGATCAAGGTGGCGTTTACCATTCGATGTATCAACTGCAAAACAGTGGGATGGATTTGGAGGATATCGGTTAA
- a CDS encoding CcdC family protein codes for MSFILSVIITLVFGVGVILIRMKASKEPASVKKIIIPPIMMSTGALMFVIPYFRVSPGGILEAILMGLVFSLILIWTTRFEIKHKYVFIKRTKSFPVILLSLLLIRLGIKYWISGSVDVGELSGMFWILAFAMIVPWRIAMYFQYKNVAQKLEQTEEV; via the coding sequence GTGTCATTTATTTTATCAGTTATTATCACACTTGTGTTTGGCGTCGGGGTTATTTTGATTCGAATGAAAGCTTCGAAAGAGCCAGCAAGCGTGAAAAAAATCATTATTCCACCAATTATGATGAGTACAGGTGCACTTATGTTCGTCATTCCTTATTTCCGAGTTTCGCCAGGTGGCATTTTAGAAGCGATTTTGATGGGGCTTGTGTTTTCATTAATTCTAATTTGGACAACCCGATTTGAAATCAAGCATAAATATGTTTTCATTAAACGTACGAAATCATTTCCAGTTATTTTGCTAAGCTTATTATTGATTCGACTTGGAATAAAATACTGGATTAGCGGTTCGGTTGATGTTGGCGAATTATCGGGAATGTTCTGGATTTTGGCATTTGCAATGATTGTTCCTTGGCGAATTGCGATGTATTTCCAATATAAAAATGTCGCGCAGAAATTGGAACAGACCGAAGAAGTGTAA
- a CDS encoding lysophospholipid acyltransferase family protein yields MFYTFARNFVQVILTIIGGRFKVQNKDKIPEAPFVVVSTHTSWMEILYLGFAIKPLQIHYMAKQELFKTKPLNWLMRHLNAFPVNRENPGPSAIKLPIRLLKDGKVVGIFPSGTRKSAGLHLKRGAVTVALKGKVPILPAVYDGPKTVGELFKRKKVIIRFGDPIPFNDMDIDQKELLEIKSEEVLKTFERLQAEIDETKRK; encoded by the coding sequence TTGTTCTACACTTTTGCGAGAAATTTCGTCCAGGTGATTCTCACGATAATCGGTGGACGTTTCAAGGTACAAAATAAAGATAAGATTCCAGAAGCACCGTTCGTCGTCGTTTCGACACACACATCATGGATGGAAATTCTCTATCTCGGATTTGCCATTAAACCACTTCAAATTCACTATATGGCAAAACAAGAACTATTTAAAACCAAGCCACTAAACTGGTTGATGCGACACCTTAACGCCTTCCCAGTAAATCGTGAAAATCCAGGTCCAAGTGCAATTAAGCTGCCCATCCGCCTTTTAAAAGATGGCAAAGTAGTCGGTATTTTCCCAAGTGGTACAAGGAAATCAGCTGGTCTCCATCTAAAACGCGGTGCTGTAACCGTTGCACTAAAAGGAAAAGTTCCAATCTTGCCCGCTGTATATGATGGGCCAAAAACAGTCGGTGAACTTTTCAAACGAAAAAAAGTTATCATCCGATTCGGCGATCCAATTCCATTCAATGATATGGACATCGATCAAAAAGAATTGCTAGAAATTAAATCTGAAGAAGTTTTGAAGACATTTGAACGCTTGCAAGCGGAAATCGACGAAACAAAACGAAAATAA
- a CDS encoding exonuclease SbcCD subunit D — translation MKFLHTADWHLGKIVNGVSMLAEQRYILEQIARIAEEEQVDGVVIAGDLYDRSVPPADAVTLLNDALMELNVTLGKPVFAISGNHDSAERVNFGSAWYEKSGLHIQGKLEAEMRSIEWDGAQVWLVPYHEPALVRACFDDKSVHSFEDAMQAITAKIRTVWDVSKAQILVGHAFVAGGIPSDSERQLAIGNVDRVSTNCFDGFDYVALGHLHHPHAIHHPSIFYAGSPLKYSFSESKDKKSVRIVTMDGKDLTEVRERFLKPLHDVRIVEGYLADLVTTIEPGNEDFLQINLLDEGALIDPMGQLRAFYPNVLHLERVRENLIDSDMERFEDVIKKDDLDLFAQFFEHVSGKEMTDRQVEIMRATLNEVKGGADL, via the coding sequence ATGAAATTTTTACATACGGCGGATTGGCATTTGGGGAAAATCGTGAACGGTGTGTCTATGCTTGCGGAACAGCGGTATATTTTAGAGCAGATTGCGCGGATTGCGGAGGAGGAACAGGTGGACGGTGTTGTGATAGCTGGGGACTTATATGATCGTTCGGTACCGCCTGCGGATGCGGTAACGCTGCTTAATGATGCGTTGATGGAGCTGAATGTGACGCTTGGCAAACCGGTTTTTGCGATTAGCGGGAATCATGATAGCGCGGAACGTGTGAATTTTGGATCGGCTTGGTATGAGAAAAGTGGTTTACATATTCAAGGGAAGCTTGAAGCCGAGATGAGGTCGATTGAGTGGGACGGTGCACAGGTTTGGTTGGTTCCTTATCATGAGCCAGCGCTTGTGCGGGCCTGTTTTGATGATAAGTCGGTACATTCGTTTGAGGATGCGATGCAGGCAATAACGGCTAAAATTAGGACGGTTTGGGATGTGAGTAAAGCGCAAATTCTGGTCGGTCACGCGTTTGTTGCTGGTGGGATTCCGAGTGATTCGGAACGGCAATTAGCGATTGGAAATGTGGATCGAGTTTCGACGAATTGTTTTGATGGATTTGATTATGTGGCGCTTGGGCATTTGCATCACCCGCACGCGATCCATCATCCGAGTATTTTTTATGCGGGGTCGCCACTGAAATATTCTTTTTCGGAGAGCAAGGACAAGAAGAGCGTGCGGATTGTGACGATGGATGGGAAGGACTTGACGGAAGTTCGCGAGCGTTTTTTGAAGCCGTTACATGATGTGCGAATTGTCGAAGGGTATTTGGCAGATTTGGTGACAACGATTGAACCAGGAAATGAAGACTTTTTGCAGATTAATTTGCTGGATGAGGGAGCGCTTATCGATCCGATGGGACAATTGCGAGCGTTTTATCCGAATGTGCTGCATCTAGAGCGTGTTCGGGAGAACTTGATAGATAGCGATATGGAACGTTTTGAAGATGTGATTAAAAAGGATGATTTGGATTTATTCGCGCAGTTTTTTGAACATGTAAGCGGGAAAGAGATGACGGATCGACAAGTGGAAATTATGCGTGCGACGTTAAATGAAGTAAAGGGAGGCGCTGATTTATGA
- a CDS encoding AAA family ATPase → MRPLRLTIQAFGAYAKAETIDFTELGQERIFVISGKTGAGKSTIFDAMTFALFGRANTNDREGFSLRSHYALPTDLTEVTLEFLLRGVRYQVRRVPQQEVAKQRGEGMTTVNAKAELYQLDGEEEQLLASSVRDVSAKIEEIMQLTVDQFRQILMIPQGEFRELLVAESKEKEAILQRLAHTHFYQLIENQLWNQQKEQEQKVRLLREKVSGITQEVFSEEELSGKTARDIELLFTERISVEKELSDKIQEQLAVAKEKAEITAKNVTLAEEKLAEWHQLAQLQTEKEKLEQQSEQVDLERRTIDLARKAGAIIDQDALCIRLKEQLDEAKIEQAAATKTLLHMESNLEKAVFEVDQLKAAENTFLEWGKKREQLQAMEAKVTRAQTLQQDLAQTQEKKRRLEGELEGLVSLEQKLVAKSEALAEQWQQAQKMQIRYAEVKQQLAELKQKEAVFLTEMNKWEQKQTLQKDLGKLDADFEVAKSVAILADEAYKQAEASWQHEQAAILALTLADGDSCPVCGSLEHPEPAIHSATITKLEVTESREKQVAANEAMKDLEAKRKQKSWQIEQIEFASDQSLDALKETLEVNANELLEVEQEQVVIEKFLAETSNVEEENQKNKLELIEVTKNRATSQEAFEEVRKQVDIAETTYRLLLEDVPAEFQDTAHFYEQQVLLTKQISAYEEKKKHADQALDIAKEQHYKAVSTLDATKKTAIKAEQALGEQRIIFKEIMAANGFADYPSYRQAILATEVLAEKENLVKDYEQRYHFVTERLKESEGRLSGSTRPDIESLAQQNKEAQNVYHEQAERSITQKEAIQKLARLSEQFLKYLEETSQAEKDYADIGYLADMARGKNDRRLTFERFVLATFLDTILLRANGRLKKMTSGRFQLIRKKEKSKGNVQSGLELEVYDEYTGLERHVKTLSGGESFKTSLALALALAEVVQEMSGGISLETMFIDEGFGTLDPESLEMAVECLLETQESGRLVGIISHVPELKERIPTRLEVTATNHGSTTKFFTQEQF, encoded by the coding sequence ATGAGACCGCTACGACTTACAATACAGGCTTTTGGTGCCTATGCAAAAGCGGAGACGATTGATTTCACAGAGCTTGGTCAGGAGCGGATTTTCGTTATTTCTGGGAAAACTGGGGCGGGGAAATCGACTATTTTCGATGCGATGACGTTTGCGCTGTTTGGCCGGGCGAACACGAATGATCGGGAAGGCTTTTCTTTGCGCAGTCATTATGCGCTACCGACGGACTTAACAGAAGTGACGCTTGAATTTTTACTTCGTGGTGTGCGTTACCAGGTTCGTCGTGTGCCGCAACAAGAGGTGGCTAAACAACGCGGCGAGGGTATGACGACAGTGAATGCGAAAGCGGAACTCTATCAGTTGGACGGCGAAGAAGAGCAGTTATTGGCAAGTTCCGTACGAGATGTTAGTGCGAAGATTGAAGAAATCATGCAACTAACGGTGGATCAATTCCGACAAATATTGATGATACCGCAGGGCGAGTTTCGCGAACTACTTGTGGCAGAAAGTAAGGAAAAGGAAGCAATATTACAACGCTTAGCGCATACGCATTTTTACCAGTTAATCGAGAATCAACTTTGGAATCAGCAAAAGGAGCAGGAACAGAAAGTCCGACTTTTACGAGAAAAGGTATCTGGGATCACGCAAGAAGTTTTTTCGGAGGAAGAGCTTTCTGGAAAAACGGCGCGAGATATCGAATTGCTGTTTACAGAGCGGATTAGCGTAGAAAAAGAACTAAGTGATAAGATACAGGAGCAATTGGCAGTCGCGAAAGAAAAAGCGGAAATCACGGCTAAAAATGTGACGCTGGCAGAAGAAAAATTAGCGGAGTGGCATCAATTAGCTCAATTACAGACAGAAAAAGAGAAATTAGAGCAGCAATCAGAGCAAGTTGATTTGGAACGAAGAACGATCGATTTGGCGCGGAAAGCAGGGGCGATAATTGATCAAGACGCGCTCTGTATTCGACTTAAAGAACAGTTGGACGAGGCGAAAATAGAGCAGGCGGCAGCTACTAAAACGTTGCTTCATATGGAATCAAATTTAGAAAAAGCAGTTTTTGAAGTGGACCAATTGAAGGCGGCCGAAAATACGTTTTTGGAGTGGGGCAAGAAACGAGAACAACTCCAAGCGATGGAAGCAAAAGTGACTAGAGCGCAGACGTTGCAACAAGATTTAGCACAAACACAAGAGAAGAAAAGACGCTTAGAAGGCGAACTTGAAGGTTTGGTGTCGCTTGAACAAAAATTAGTAGCGAAATCTGAGGCATTGGCAGAACAATGGCAACAAGCGCAAAAAATGCAGATACGATATGCCGAAGTGAAGCAGCAACTGGCGGAATTAAAGCAAAAAGAAGCCGTTTTTCTGACGGAAATGAACAAATGGGAGCAAAAGCAAACATTACAAAAAGATTTGGGGAAATTAGATGCTGATTTTGAAGTTGCGAAAAGTGTAGCTATACTTGCGGACGAAGCGTATAAACAGGCAGAAGCTAGCTGGCAACATGAGCAAGCTGCAATCCTTGCTTTGACGCTTGCGGATGGAGATTCCTGCCCGGTCTGTGGCTCATTAGAACATCCAGAACCAGCGATCCATTCGGCCACGATTACGAAATTGGAAGTAACGGAGTCGCGAGAAAAGCAAGTGGCTGCCAATGAAGCGATGAAAGATTTGGAAGCCAAAAGAAAACAGAAAAGCTGGCAAATAGAGCAGATAGAATTTGCGTCCGATCAATCTCTAGATGCTTTAAAAGAGACTTTGGAGGTAAATGCAAACGAGCTTTTGGAAGTCGAACAAGAACAAGTTGTGATTGAAAAATTTCTCGCAGAAACGAGCAACGTGGAGGAAGAAAATCAGAAAAATAAGCTGGAATTAATAGAAGTTACGAAAAATCGGGCAACTAGTCAGGAAGCTTTTGAAGAGGTTCGCAAACAGGTGGATATCGCTGAAACGACGTACCGATTACTTTTGGAAGATGTGCCAGCAGAATTTCAGGATACCGCGCATTTTTACGAACAGCAAGTACTTTTAACGAAGCAAATATCGGCGTATGAGGAGAAGAAAAAACACGCGGATCAGGCGTTAGATATAGCAAAAGAACAACATTACAAGGCTGTTTCCACGCTTGATGCCACGAAAAAAACAGCGATAAAAGCAGAACAGGCGCTGGGGGAACAACGAATTATTTTTAAAGAAATCATGGCGGCCAATGGTTTTGCGGATTATCCTTCCTATCGGCAAGCGATTTTAGCCACGGAAGTTTTGGCGGAAAAAGAGAACTTGGTGAAGGATTATGAGCAGCGCTATCATTTTGTTACAGAGCGTTTAAAAGAGAGTGAGGGGCGACTTTCGGGCAGTACACGACCAGACATCGAATCATTAGCACAGCAAAATAAGGAAGCACAAAACGTCTACCATGAACAAGCAGAACGGTCGATAACTCAAAAAGAGGCCATTCAAAAACTGGCGCGTTTATCGGAGCAATTCTTGAAATACCTTGAAGAAACAAGTCAGGCAGAGAAAGATTACGCGGATATTGGCTATTTGGCAGACATGGCGCGCGGGAAAAATGATCGCCGTTTAACGTTCGAACGCTTTGTTTTAGCTACATTTTTAGATACCATTTTACTTCGTGCGAACGGTCGTTTGAAAAAAATGACGAGCGGGAGGTTTCAATTGATCCGCAAAAAGGAAAAGTCTAAAGGAAACGTGCAAAGTGGATTGGAATTGGAAGTCTACGATGAATATACTGGCTTAGAGCGACATGTCAAAACATTATCTGGCGGAGAGAGCTTCAAAACTTCGTTGGCACTAGCACTTGCGCTAGCCGAGGTTGTCCAAGAAATGTCGGGCGGTATTTCCCTAGAAACGATGTTTATCGATGAAGGCTTTGGAACACTCGATCCTGAGTCGCTAGAAATGGCCGTAGAATGTTTGCTTGAAACACAAGAATCAGGACGGTTAGTCGGTATTATTTCACATGTACCTGAACTAAAGGAACGCATTCCAACGAGGCTGGAAGTAACGGCAACCAACCATGGCAGCACGACAAAATTCTTCACGCAAGAGCAATTCTGA
- a CDS encoding GNAT family N-acetyltransferase: MMIRQAKTEDAEQVAPLIYIILEDMELPFLKGVSEEMMLEMIAASFVRPDYRFSKENVIVKEIDGKVAGILVSYHGEHAENLDDDWEGIQDMFGIVNKMPLFTEQETWMGEYYLDSLVVHSDYRGQGIGKELLHAFKELAVAKNCEIIALNVEKANEGALNLYQKLGYESEYDIVLSGHDYYHMTQNVRS; encoded by the coding sequence ATGATGATAAGACAAGCGAAAACGGAAGATGCGGAGCAAGTGGCGCCACTTATTTATATAATTTTAGAAGATATGGAATTGCCATTTTTAAAAGGGGTAAGCGAAGAGATGATGCTGGAGATGATCGCAGCTAGCTTTGTGCGCCCAGATTATCGTTTTAGTAAAGAAAACGTGATCGTAAAAGAGATCGACGGCAAAGTAGCGGGAATTCTCGTGAGTTACCACGGTGAGCATGCAGAAAACCTCGATGACGATTGGGAAGGCATTCAAGATATGTTCGGAATCGTCAACAAGATGCCGCTATTCACGGAGCAAGAAACATGGATGGGCGAGTATTACTTGGATTCGCTCGTTGTGCATTCAGATTATCGCGGCCAAGGTATCGGCAAAGAATTGCTGCACGCCTTTAAAGAACTGGCTGTCGCTAAAAATTGCGAAATAATTGCACTTAATGTGGAAAAAGCCAATGAAGGCGCGCTTAATTTATACCAAAAACTAGGTTATGAATCGGAATATGATATCGTTTTATCTGGTCATGATTATTACCACATGACCCAAAATGTCAGGAGTTGA